One segment of Candidatus Melainabacteria bacterium DNA contains the following:
- a CDS encoding copper oxidase encodes MDENERFTRRDFLTAGTALTFAAGAGVQPSAEAMVAPHSVNQAGVDSDFKEFSRYRPSYGGPPDSPHYLGKMMPGLRKSGLPPVPVVAPDTKKLSFRMVNGVKEFRLTAMAVKQELLPGYQMNVWGYNGSCPGPLIEAFQGDRVRIVVQNNLPEPTSLHWHGFELPIAMDGVPYLVQDPIPPGKSFTYEFSLHQTGTFFYHSHVPMQEALGMCGFFIVHPKIAFEPSVDRDFALCYQNFLIPANSNIADSTQMDWNWHTINGRSGPYATPLVVKHGERVRVRLMNFSPMQHHPIHLHGHTFWLTGSEGGRIPSSAWIPRNNTLVGVAMVQDFEFIANNPGDWIFHCHMVHHMMNHMVRQSGPRIRPGYNIQQFLSNVDNLPEPVDALQLPAFKTPGYPEDMQGMNMNMASMMKVNEPRETRGMRKGWSMGVHGLMTVLRVLPEPYYSQVMHSNEHIEPGSIYDAIAKSTLP; translated from the coding sequence ATGGATGAAAACGAAAGATTTACCAGACGAGATTTTCTGACAGCGGGTACTGCCCTGACCTTCGCAGCTGGTGCGGGGGTACAACCTTCGGCAGAGGCTATGGTCGCACCGCATTCAGTGAATCAGGCTGGAGTCGACTCCGATTTTAAGGAGTTTTCTCGTTATCGTCCGTCATACGGTGGTCCTCCTGATAGTCCGCACTACCTCGGCAAGATGATGCCTGGCTTGCGGAAAAGCGGTTTACCGCCGGTGCCGGTTGTGGCTCCTGACACCAAAAAACTTTCATTTCGGATGGTCAATGGTGTCAAAGAATTTCGATTGACCGCTATGGCGGTAAAGCAGGAACTGCTGCCGGGCTATCAAATGAATGTATGGGGCTATAACGGCTCATGCCCGGGTCCACTGATTGAGGCGTTTCAAGGCGATAGAGTCAGAATAGTCGTCCAAAACAATTTGCCGGAGCCTACATCTTTGCATTGGCACGGCTTTGAACTGCCAATTGCAATGGATGGGGTTCCCTATTTGGTGCAAGATCCGATTCCGCCGGGCAAGAGTTTCACTTATGAATTCAGTTTGCACCAGACCGGCACGTTCTTCTATCACTCGCACGTGCCTATGCAAGAGGCGCTTGGAATGTGCGGTTTCTTTATCGTTCATCCGAAAATTGCGTTTGAGCCATCCGTCGATCGAGACTTTGCTCTGTGCTATCAGAACTTTCTCATTCCCGCAAATTCAAATATCGCAGACAGTACGCAAATGGACTGGAACTGGCACACAATCAACGGACGCAGCGGACCATATGCCACTCCCCTGGTAGTGAAGCATGGCGAGCGTGTCCGGGTGCGATTGATGAATTTTAGTCCCATGCAGCATCATCCTATTCATCTGCACGGTCACACATTTTGGTTAACAGGCAGCGAAGGTGGGCGTATACCAAGCAGCGCGTGGATTCCGAGAAACAACACGCTGGTGGGCGTTGCCATGGTTCAGGATTTTGAATTCATTGCCAATAATCCCGGCGATTGGATTTTTCACTGCCACATGGTTCATCACATGATGAATCATATGGTGCGTCAATCGGGACCGCGCATCAGACCTGGCTATAACATTCAGCAGTTTCTGTCGAATGTGGATAATTTGCCCGAGCCTGTCGATGCGCTTCAGCTGCCTGCTTTCAAAACGCCTGGATATCCTGAGGACATGCAAGGCATGAACATGAATATGGCATCGATGATGAAAGTCAATGAGCCCAGGGAAACCCGCGGTATGCGCAAGGGGTGGTCGATGGGTGTGCATGGCTTGATGACTGTTTTGCGAGTGCTGCCTGAGCCATACTATAGCCAGGTGATGCACAGCAATGAGCACATCGAGCCCGGGTCTATCTATGACGCAATTGCGAAGAGCACCTTGCCCTGA
- a CDS encoding TolC family protein, which produces MPKGHLEINDSDNANSKSYSLDDLEKLAEQNNPTLIQAQAQIKGEKGKALQAGIWPNPSVGYRGDLMGLPTAGAGEFQGGSIGQEVILGGKLKYSRRKYEARTSAAEQQAIAQRWRVKNDVQKAYLQALASAELLKLEEEMMKSVKDMWLTAGEMHNMGQANQITLRAANIDLELQKARVIGAQNEVQFAWQALTTVVGIDAPYSKLKGRLDEHPAELNFDSSLQKLLADSPELGEAKAKLKSDEITLQREHRQPIPNVSLSGGAGYDQLDRGVAAVAGVNVTNIPLFNRNQGTIQQAEADLSRQKAQVRLVELNLRRRLAEHFNAYKTSAAFVRAYREVAVPQTREKYEIALESYKDTRLEWPAVLEAQRDYVKARMEYIRHLLACQQTGVEINGFLLTGGLVPPPGVTPPGHIDATPQPR; this is translated from the coding sequence ATGCCGAAAGGTCATCTCGAGATCAATGATTCCGACAATGCAAATTCAAAATCATACAGTCTCGATGACCTCGAAAAGCTCGCGGAACAGAATAATCCCACGCTGATTCAAGCCCAGGCACAGATAAAGGGTGAGAAGGGAAAAGCGCTTCAAGCCGGTATCTGGCCCAATCCGTCCGTGGGTTATCGCGGTGACTTGATGGGGCTTCCAACTGCCGGAGCCGGTGAATTCCAGGGTGGCTCGATCGGGCAAGAGGTGATCCTGGGCGGCAAACTTAAATACAGCCGTCGAAAGTATGAGGCTCGCACGTCAGCGGCGGAGCAGCAAGCAATTGCTCAGCGATGGCGCGTTAAAAACGATGTTCAGAAGGCCTACTTGCAAGCTCTTGCTTCCGCCGAACTTCTGAAACTCGAGGAAGAGATGATGAAGTCAGTCAAAGATATGTGGCTGACAGCCGGAGAAATGCACAACATGGGTCAGGCAAATCAAATTACTCTGCGTGCCGCCAATATCGACTTAGAACTGCAGAAAGCCAGAGTAATAGGGGCTCAAAACGAAGTGCAGTTTGCCTGGCAAGCGTTAACGACTGTAGTCGGTATCGACGCTCCCTACAGTAAGCTGAAGGGGCGCCTGGATGAGCATCCGGCCGAGTTGAACTTTGATAGCTCACTGCAAAAGTTGCTGGCTGATAGTCCGGAGTTAGGAGAAGCGAAGGCGAAACTCAAATCAGACGAAATTACGCTGCAACGTGAACATCGGCAGCCCATCCCTAATGTCAGTTTGAGTGGAGGAGCCGGATACGACCAGCTCGACAGAGGTGTTGCAGCAGTCGCCGGAGTCAATGTCACTAACATCCCTCTATTTAATCGAAACCAGGGCACCATTCAACAGGCTGAGGCCGATCTGTCCCGACAGAAAGCTCAGGTGAGGCTGGTTGAGCTCAATTTGAGAAGACGCCTGGCTGAACATTTCAATGCTTACAAAACATCCGCCGCATTCGTTCGTGCTTATCGCGAAGTGGCGGTTCCGCAGACAAGAGAGAAGTATGAAATTGCTCTTGAAAGTTATAAGGATACGAGGCTGGAATGGCCTGCTGTACTGGAGGCACAGCGCGATTATGTAAAAGCCAGAATGGAATACATTCGTCATTTGCTTGCCTGTCAGCAAACTGGTGTAGAGATTAATGGATTTCTGCTAACAGGCGGATTGGTGCCACCACCAGGAGTGACACCACCAGGACACATCGATGCAACACCGCAACCACGTTAA
- a CDS encoding peptidase, translating into MTEAGYYRYATICGDTLVFTCEDDLWLVTTSGGTAHRLTTGRGEFWTPKLSPDGKFVAFVGREEGHPEVYVIPVEGGLPRRLTFVGADTCFVSGWSPDGKEIFFVTDAYAAFVRHSEAYAVPLKGCEPRPLRHGLVSSYAVQSNGATVIGRNANDPARWKRYRGGTAGELWIDPDGKGKFKKLIELAGNLVLPMWLNKRVYFLSDHEGMGNIYSCKPDGSDLTQHTHHHDYYVRFPATDGKRISYTCGGDLYVLDPATNKTRKIDVFVPTSTIQSVRKFVSARDYLEYYAPHPEGHSVAVIARGQPMTMANWEGAVIQHGRGSRSRYRNCEWLADGKRFVVISDTAGYEQLELHHADQSVEPVVACKGDIGRAVELRVSPADDLVAIANHRQELLVVDLKSKSVKVVDKSPADRISGINWSADGRWIAYSFAGQPGTCIIRIAEAKTGKVHDVTSLLKFDYEPCFDPEGRYLYFLAARDYYPVYDSLQFDLSFPNSVRPFLVTLRKDVRSPFEYKTPQEEEIERKKTDKEKEADKARKFDIDFDGIERRIIGFPVSEGRYGQIVATANRVYFTAFPVKGIRPNHNWLEEEPEPGVLNAYDYKERRTARICNFVNHIRISNDRKALYYASRKKVRAIDTEEGFPAEKAEPWNPGDAPGRKTRNLDLHRAQVLVQPQEEWRQMYEEAWRLQSEHFWDVSMSAVDWNLVHDRYAALLPRLRTRGELSDLIWEMQGELGTSHAYEMGGDYRRQADYHKGFLGADFALDTKSGGYIIKNILRGDSWDRESDSPLAAPGLDIREDDLIVAVGGRGVGKDCSLDELLVNASGKTVNLTILRKKSKRNVAVHALRSERMLRYRKWVDTNRQIVHEKSGGRLGYVHIPDMGPAGFAEFHRGYLAELSRDGLIVDVRYNRGGHVSALLLQKLARKRVGYDVSRWGPPQPYPTESVAGPMVAITNQFAGSDGDIFSHCFKLYKLGPLVGKRTWGGVIGIWPRHRLVDGTVTTQPEFSFWFTDVGFSVENYGTDPDFEVDISPQDYRDGKDPQMDKALGLALDALKKNPVKLPDFSDKPKLPLPKLTGKSRVLLKSGDKQKNA; encoded by the coding sequence ATGACAGAAGCAGGCTACTACCGCTATGCCACTATTTGCGGTGACACTCTCGTCTTTACCTGCGAAGACGATTTATGGTTGGTCACCACAAGTGGTGGCACTGCACATCGGTTAACGACAGGGCGCGGCGAATTTTGGACCCCGAAGCTATCGCCAGACGGTAAGTTCGTCGCTTTTGTCGGACGAGAAGAAGGCCATCCGGAAGTTTATGTCATTCCAGTGGAAGGCGGGCTGCCCCGGCGTCTCACATTCGTCGGCGCCGATACCTGTTTTGTGAGCGGCTGGTCGCCCGACGGAAAGGAAATTTTCTTTGTCACCGATGCCTATGCAGCTTTCGTGCGCCATAGCGAGGCATACGCTGTCCCTCTCAAGGGATGCGAACCACGCCCCTTGCGCCACGGACTGGTGAGCTCATATGCAGTGCAGAGCAATGGTGCAACGGTGATAGGCCGAAACGCGAACGATCCAGCGCGCTGGAAGAGATACCGTGGTGGAACCGCCGGCGAGCTGTGGATAGACCCTGACGGCAAAGGCAAATTCAAGAAATTGATCGAACTGGCAGGCAATCTGGTTTTGCCTATGTGGCTGAACAAGCGAGTCTACTTCCTGTCTGATCATGAGGGCATGGGCAACATCTATTCGTGCAAGCCTGACGGCAGCGACTTGACACAACACACCCACCATCATGATTACTATGTTCGCTTTCCCGCTACGGATGGCAAAAGAATTTCATACACGTGCGGCGGTGATCTTTATGTGCTCGATCCCGCAACGAACAAAACGCGCAAAATCGATGTCTTTGTGCCGACTTCGACAATTCAATCAGTGCGGAAATTTGTTTCCGCGCGCGATTATCTCGAATATTATGCGCCGCATCCTGAAGGGCACTCGGTGGCAGTAATTGCGCGTGGTCAGCCAATGACTATGGCTAATTGGGAAGGAGCCGTCATTCAGCACGGGCGCGGCAGTCGTAGCCGCTACCGCAATTGTGAGTGGCTTGCCGACGGCAAGAGATTTGTTGTCATCTCAGACACTGCTGGATACGAGCAGCTAGAGTTGCATCACGCGGACCAGTCGGTGGAGCCTGTGGTTGCCTGCAAGGGAGATATTGGTCGCGCTGTCGAGCTTCGTGTATCTCCTGCTGATGACCTGGTGGCGATTGCAAACCACCGCCAGGAATTGCTTGTAGTGGATTTGAAAAGTAAGTCCGTAAAAGTAGTGGACAAGAGTCCTGCCGACCGTATCAGCGGCATCAATTGGTCTGCCGACGGTCGCTGGATTGCCTACAGCTTTGCTGGGCAGCCCGGCACATGCATTATTCGCATTGCCGAAGCAAAAACAGGGAAGGTGCACGACGTTACTTCCCTACTTAAGTTCGACTACGAGCCGTGTTTCGATCCAGAGGGGCGTTACCTCTATTTCCTGGCTGCGCGAGACTATTATCCCGTCTATGATTCACTCCAGTTTGATTTGAGCTTTCCCAACTCGGTGCGACCTTTCCTCGTCACACTGCGGAAAGATGTGCGTTCACCGTTTGAGTACAAAACGCCTCAGGAAGAGGAGATCGAAAGGAAGAAAACAGACAAAGAGAAGGAAGCTGACAAGGCCAGAAAGTTCGATATAGATTTCGATGGCATCGAGCGTCGTATTATCGGATTTCCAGTCAGTGAAGGTCGTTACGGGCAAATTGTAGCTACTGCCAATCGGGTTTACTTCACTGCTTTCCCGGTCAAAGGAATTCGCCCCAATCATAATTGGTTGGAGGAAGAGCCTGAACCCGGCGTGCTCAATGCTTATGATTATAAGGAGCGCCGCACTGCGCGCATTTGCAATTTCGTCAACCATATTCGTATCTCGAACGATCGCAAAGCCCTTTACTATGCTTCGCGTAAAAAGGTCCGAGCGATTGACACCGAAGAAGGTTTCCCCGCTGAGAAAGCTGAACCATGGAATCCGGGCGACGCTCCTGGACGAAAGACTCGCAACCTGGATTTGCATCGCGCTCAGGTCCTGGTGCAGCCACAGGAAGAATGGAGGCAGATGTACGAGGAAGCCTGGCGCCTTCAGAGTGAACACTTCTGGGATGTATCGATGTCTGCCGTAGACTGGAACCTCGTTCACGACCGTTATGCAGCTCTGCTGCCTCGACTACGCACTCGCGGTGAGCTTTCCGATTTGATCTGGGAAATGCAGGGAGAACTTGGCACTTCACATGCTTATGAAATGGGTGGTGATTACAGAAGACAAGCTGATTACCACAAAGGATTCCTCGGTGCTGATTTCGCACTTGATACCAAATCTGGTGGTTATATCATCAAGAACATTCTCAGAGGCGATTCGTGGGACAGAGAGTCTGACTCTCCGCTTGCCGCACCAGGACTCGATATCCGAGAGGATGACCTGATTGTAGCCGTGGGTGGACGAGGGGTGGGAAAAGATTGTTCTCTCGATGAACTGCTCGTGAATGCATCTGGTAAAACCGTTAATCTGACCATTCTGCGGAAGAAATCGAAGCGAAATGTAGCCGTTCATGCACTTAGATCAGAGCGCATGTTGCGATATCGCAAGTGGGTGGACACCAATCGCCAGATCGTTCATGAAAAATCTGGCGGACGCCTCGGCTATGTTCATATCCCTGACATGGGTCCAGCTGGATTTGCCGAGTTTCATCGCGGCTATCTGGCTGAATTGAGCCGCGACGGGCTGATTGTGGACGTCCGCTACAATCGAGGCGGTCATGTCTCTGCTCTGTTATTGCAGAAATTAGCACGTAAACGAGTTGGCTACGATGTCTCTCGATGGGGACCTCCACAGCCTTACCCGACGGAATCTGTTGCCGGACCGATGGTTGCCATTACAAACCAGTTTGCCGGCTCAGATGGTGATATTTTCAGCCATTGCTTCAAGCTCTATAAGCTTGGACCTCTGGTCGGCAAGCGCACCTGGGGCGGTGTCATAGGGATCTGGCCTCGTCATCGTCTAGTCGATGGAACGGTGACAACCCAGCCTGAGTTCTCGTTCTGGTTCACAGATGTTGGTTTCAGCGTAGAAAATTACGGCACTGATCCTGATTTTGAAGTAGATATTTCGCCGCAAGATTACCGAGATGGAAAAGACCCTCAGATGGATAAAGCTTTGGGTCTCGCTCTCGATGCGCTCAAGAAAAATCCTGTTAAGCTTCCAGACTTCAGTGATAAGCCGAAACTGCCGCTTCCAAAATTGACTGGAAAGTCCAGGGTTCTACTGAAATCGGGCGATAAGCAGAAGAATGCTTAA
- a CDS encoding VOC family protein has product MTTKPKPVPDMYRTVTPTITVKDAARAIDFYKRAFAAQEIKRALSPDGSKIMHAEIKIGDSIIMLNDEFPEMNCLSPETLNGVASSLWLYLADVDAAYKQAIDAGAHSLMPPTDMFWGDRFSKIRDPFGQEWSIATHVEDLSEQEINERQKAFFAPAAGARG; this is encoded by the coding sequence ATGACTACTAAGCCAAAACCGGTACCCGACATGTACAGAACAGTAACGCCGACAATAACGGTCAAGGACGCTGCTCGTGCGATCGACTTTTATAAACGAGCTTTTGCAGCGCAAGAAATTAAGCGAGCCTTGTCTCCGGATGGTTCAAAAATTATGCATGCCGAAATCAAGATCGGCGATTCCATAATTATGCTGAACGACGAATTTCCGGAAATGAATTGTTTGTCGCCCGAGACTTTGAACGGCGTTGCCTCGAGCCTATGGCTTTACTTAGCCGACGTCGATGCTGCTTATAAGCAAGCCATAGACGCTGGGGCGCATTCGCTCATGCCGCCCACTGATATGTTCTGGGGCGACCGTTTTAGCAAAATCAGAGATCCATTCGGTCAGGAGTGGAGTATCGCTACTCATGTCGAGGATCTGAGCGAACAGGAAATAAACGAGCGCCAGAAGGCATTTTTTGCACCGGCAGCTGGAGCACGAGGTTAA